In Primulina eburnea isolate SZY01 chromosome 3, ASM2296580v1, whole genome shotgun sequence, one DNA window encodes the following:
- the LOC140827121 gene encoding zinc finger CCCH domain-containing protein 14-like, with translation MDTRKRGRGEFGLNGSEGFKKSKPEIDSLSRGIGSKSKPCTKFFSTAGCPFSENCHFLHYVPGGYKVVAQMMNLAPPPATRAIAGPPHAQNGSAPAAIKTKICNRYNTAEGCKFGDNCNFAHGEWELGRPINSSENDSRAATRMEPPVPGPMAGFGVSATAKISVDASRVGAIIGKGGMNSKQICRQTGAKLAIREHDTDPNLRNIELEGTFEQIQRASAMLRELLVNVGSSNGSFAPGSNYKTKLCENFIKGSCTYGDRCHFAHGAAEQHKTGL, from the exons ATGGATACTCGCAAGAGAGGAAGAGGTGAATTCGGTCTGAACGGAAGTGAAGGTTTCAAGAAATCCAAGCCAG AAATTGACTCCTTGTCACGTGGTATAGGAAGCAAATCAAAGCCATGCACCAAGTTTTTCAG CACTGCTGGTTGTCCATTTAGTGAGAACTGCCACTTTCTTCACTATGTTCCTGGTGGCTATAAGGTTGTGGCCCAGATGATGAACCTGGCTCCTCCTCCAGCCACCAGAGCCATAGCTGGACCACCACATGCTCAAAATGGGTCTGCTCCTGCTGCCATTAAGACCAAAATTTGCAACAGATACAACACTGCTGAAGGTTGCAAATTTGGGGACAATTGCAACTTTGCTCATGGAGAGTGGGAACTTGGCAGACCCATCAATTCATCAGAGAATGATTCTCGTGCGGCTACTCGAATGGAGCCTCCAGTGCCGGGGCCTATGGCAGGTTTTGGTGTGTCTGCCACTGCCAAAATCAGTGTCGATGCATCCCGTGTTGGTGCAATAATTGGGAAAGGTGGAATGAACTCCAAGCAGATTTGTAGGCAAACTGGGGCAAAGTTAGCCATCCGAGAGCATGATACAGATCCAAATCTTAGAAACATTGAGCTTGAGGGTACATTTGAACAAATTCAGCGAGCTAGTGCAATGTTAAGAGAGCTCCTTGTTAATGTAGGCTCTTCAAATGGCTCATTCGCACCTGGAAGCAACTATAAAACCAAGCTCTGCGAGAACTTCATCAAAGGGTCGTGCACGTATGGGGATAGGTGCCACTTCGCACATGGGGCGGCTGAGCAACATAAAACTGGTCTGTGA